One Mercurialis annua linkage group LG3, ddMerAnnu1.2, whole genome shotgun sequence DNA window includes the following coding sequences:
- the LOC126674072 gene encoding cyclic nucleotide-gated ion channel 1-like isoform X2 produces MLASDCCKVAIFLIIPKMGGSNILNTKNLLKFIVSFQLAPRLLRFGKLFLGTANSSNGRSGLSRNRVTVALIFYIWAAHVLGGFWYLFAVGREMDCWQAACRSHTECNSSALYCNGLSKDVPSQKVHMILNSSCRTDFEGGSPFDFGIFIKAHNSGILKSTNIWPKLMFCFWWSLQNMSNLGQDLVTSTSVLEICFALTIFVCGLVLISLVIGIIQETMLSMMASRMATEKMKMKWQKVESWMDTHFLPNELREDVRRDQQVKWEKNQVLDADNLLNDLPNNLRKDITHYLCGDLIRRVPVFENMDEQVLDAMFDRLKLTLYTKESYIVQEGNPVDEMLFITRGKLLTITSNGGRTGFFNSTYLKAGDFCGEELLTWALVPNSSSSLPISTRTVRTLTEVEAFALVAEDLKFVVSQFPWLQSKQVQHKFRFYSQQWRTWAACIIQAAWRRYIRKKLEESLRQEENRLQDALAKTSGDSPNLGATIYASRFAANALRAIPRTRKARVTERLPSMLLQKPLEPDFTAEEG; encoded by the exons ATGCTGGCAAGTGATTGTTGCAAG GTGGCTATTTTTCTTATCATTCCAAAAATGGGAGGATCAAACATTTTGAATACAAAAAATCTGTTGAAATTTATCGTCTCGTTCCAGTTGGCTCCAAGGTTACTTCGATTCGGCAAACTATTTCTTGGAACAGCGAACAGTTCCAATGGGAGATCAGGACTCTCAAGGAATAGAGTCACAGTGGCTCTCATTTTTTACATTTGGGCTGCCCAT GTTCTTGGGGGATTTTGGTATTTGTTTGCGGTAGGACGGGAAATGGATTGCTGGCAAGCAGCTTGTAGAAGTCACACTGAATGTAATAGCAGTGCATTGTATTGCAATGGACTTTCTAAAGATGTACCTTCCCAAAAGGTTCACATGATTTTGAATTCTAGCTGCCGTACTGATTTCGAAGGCGGATCACCATTTGATTTTGGCATATTCATTAAAGCCCATAACTCTGGCATCCTTAAGTCGACAAATATTTGGCCGAAGCTAATGTTTTGTTTTTGGTGGTCTCTACAAAATATGAG CAATTTAGGTCAAGACCTCGTAACGAGTACTAGTGTTCTGGAGATCTGTTTTGCGCTTACCATTTTTGTTTGTGGCTTGGTGCTCATTTCATTGGTCATTGGTATTATACAG GAAACCATGCTGTCAATGATGGCGTCAAGGATGGCAACagagaagatgaagatgaaatgGCAAAAAGTAGAAAGCTGGATGGATACTCATTTTCTTCCGAACGAATTGAGAGAGGATGTTAGGCGAGACCAACAAGTCAAATGGGAAAAAAACCAAGTTCTCGACGCAGATAATCTGCTAAATGATCTTCCCAACAACCTTAGAAAGGACATAACACACTATCTCTGTGGGGATCTAATAAGGAGA GTGCCTGTGTTTGAAAATATGGATGAGCAAGTACTAGATGCAATGTTCGACCGTCTAAAGCTGACACTCTACACAAAGGAAAGCTACATTGTCCAAGAGGGAAACCCAGTCGATGAAATGCTTTTCATCACGCGAGGGAAGCTATTAACGATAACCAGTAATGGCGGAAGAACAGGCTTCTTTAACTCTACATACCTCAAGGCTGGTGATTTCTGTGGAGAGGAACTGCTTACATGGGCCCTAGTTCCCAACTCCTCATCCAGTCTTCCTATATCCACGAGAACTGTCCGGACCCTTACTGAAGTTGAAGCATTTGCCCTAGTGGCTGAAGATTTGAAATTTGTTGTATCTCAATTCCCCTGGCTTCAGAGTAAGCAAGTTCAGCATAAGTTCAGGTTTTACTCACAGCAATGGCGGACTTGGGCAGCATGCATTATACAAGCTGCATGGCGGCGATATATTAGAAAGAAGCTCGAAGAGTCTCTCCGACAGGAAGAAAATAGGTTGCAAGATGCGTTAGCCAAGACGAGCGGAGACTCGCCAAATTTAGGTGCCACCATATATGCGTCGAGGTTTGCTGCTAATGCACTTCGTGCTATACCTCGTACGCGTAAGGCAAGGGTAACGGAGAGGCTTCCATCGATGCTACTTCAGAAGCCATTAGAACCTGATTTTACAGCTGAAGAAGGATAG
- the LOC126674071 gene encoding uncharacterized protein LOC126674071 — MECNKDEAIRAKEIAEKKFREKDFAGAKKFGLKAQNLYPELEGLSQMLVTLDVHLSAEKRTITGEVNYYSVLGISPWADDETIRKQYRKLALMLHPDKNKSLGADGAFKLVSEAWSLLSDKAKRVAYNDKLNVRQFQQKNSTHAKVSSMPSAANGFHNINSARTGPTSVPSPSVQKSDTFWTICNRCKTQYEYLRMYLNHTLLCPNCHEAFFAAEKGPPPNVLKTSNYSSRQKHHSKHHSVNSNMFNVGVNLPSEPDLQRNHSSRMAGAGGAVHQAHQQVKREHEESRAGADWRNYTSIGADQLFKRRKSDGIQVYSFAADSGLESASEQRKGYNGTERVYGFSGINSKPNSKRELSCVELRNMLMEKAQMDIRKKLEEWRSSQMKPKENKKQKGVVRNGAINHKKHDNSAVMEETKDKKSSLSFSTNNLSTDTSLSINVPDPDFHNFDLDRTERSFGDDQVWAAYDENDGMPRYYARIQKVISLKPFKMRISWLNSRSNTEFSSIDWVGSGFPKTCGDFRAGRFEVSDTLNSFSHKVKWVKGARGIIRILPSKGDVWAVYRNWSPDWNEHTPNEVVHRYDMVEVLDDYSEEQGVSVAPLIKVAGFKTVFSRHMDLQEVWKIPRDEMLRFSHQVPDHLLTGEEAHNAPKGCRELDPAATPLELLQVVIEANEAEMVDATFTTKEEVAPHSSESKIDQIIENSSEAEEIETIESDEQPSDS, encoded by the coding sequence ATGGAGTGTAATAAAGATGAAGCAATCAGGGCGAAAGAAATTGCTGAGAAGAAGTTTAGAGAAAAAGATTTTGCTGGGGCAAAGAAATTTGGGTTGAAGGCTCAAAATTTATATCCTGAACTTGAAGGTCTATCACAAATGTTGGTGACATTGGATGTGCATCTCTCTGCTGAGAAAAGAACAATTACTGGTGAAGTTAATTATTATTCTGTGCTTGGCATAAGCCCCTGGGCTGATGATGAGACAATCAGGAAACAATATCGGAAGCTAGCCCTCATGCTTCACCCTGATAAAAACAAGTCTTTGGGTGCAGATGGTGCATTTAAGCTGGTATCGGAGGCATGGAGTTTATTATCTGATAAGGCAAAGAGAGTGGCATACAATGACAAATTGAATGTGAGACAATTTCAGCAGAAAAATTCTACCCACGCCAAGGTTTCCTCTATGCCATCTGCTGCTAATGGCTTTCACAATATTAACAGTGCTCGGACAGGGCCGACCTCTGTCCCGTCTCCTTCCGTTCAAAAATCTGATACCTTTTGGACTATCTGCAACAGATGTAAGACACAATATGAGTATCTGAGGATGTATCTTAATCACACTCTCCTATGTCCAAACTGCCATGAGGCTTTTTTTGCTGCGGAGAAGGGTCCTCCTCCAAACGTTCTAAAGACGTCCAATTATTCTTCTCGCCAAAAGCATCACTCTAAACATCATTCTGTGAATAGTAATATGTTCAATGTTGGAGTGAATTTACCAAGTGAGCCAGATCTTCAGCGGAATCATTCTTCTAGAATGGCGGGTGCTGGTGGTGCAGTTCATCAGGCACACCAACAGGTGAAGAGAGAGCATGAGGAATCAAGGGCAGGCGCTGACTGGAGGAATTACACTTCTATTGGGGCAGACCAACTGTTTAAAAGGAGAAAATCTGATGGAATTCAAGTTTATTCTTTTGCTGCTGATTCAGGTTTGGAAAGTGCATCTGAACAAAGAAAGGGCTATAATGGGACAGAAAGGGTTTATGGTTTTTCCGGTATTAATAGTAAGCCCAACAGCAAGAGAGAGTTGTCATGTGTTGAGCTCCGTAACATGTTAATGGAGAAAGCACAAATGGATATTCGTAAAAAGCTTGAAGAGTGGAGATCAAGTCAAATGAAgccaaaagaaaacaaaaaacagaaAGGTGTTGTCAGGAATGGTGCTATTAACCATAAGAAGCATGATAATTCTGCTGTTATGGAAGAAACCAAAGACAAGAAGTCTTCTTTAAGTTTTTCAACCAATAATTTGAGTACAGACACATCGTTGTCTATAAATGTTCCGGATCCTGATTTTCACAATTTTGATTTGGATCGAACAGAAAGGTCTTTTGGAGATGACCAGGTTTGGGCTGCCTATGATGAAAATGATGGAATGCCTCGTTATTATGCTCGAATTCAGAAGGTGATATCCTTGAAGCCATTTAAGATGCGTATAAGCTGGCTTAATTCAAGAAGTAACACCGAGTTCAGCTCTATAGATTGGGTAGGTTCTGGTTTTCCTAAAACTTGTGGGGATTTCAGAGCTGGCCGATTTGAAGTTAGTGATACGTTGAATTCTTTCTCTCATAAGGTTAAATGGGTGAAAGGTGCTCGTGGGATCATCCGCATACTTCCAAGCAAAGGAGATGTTTGGGCTGTTTACAGAAATTGGTCCCCAGACTGGAACGAGCATACTCCGAATGAAGTGGTACACCGATATGACATGGTGGAAGTGCTTGATGATTATAGTGAAGAGCAAGGTGTTTCTGTTGCTCCTCTTATTAAGGTTGCTGGTTTCAAGACAGTCTTTAGTAGGCATATGGACCTCCAAGAAGTCTGGAAGATTCCGAGAGATGAAATGTTACGGTTTTCTCATCAGGTCCCAGACCATCTGCTTACTGGCGAAGAAGCTCATAATGCTCCAAAGGGTTGCCGAGAGCTAGACCCAGCTGCTACTCCTTTGGAACTTCTTCAGGTAGTTATTGAAGCCAACGAGGCGGAAATGGTGGATGCCACTTTCACAACTAAGGAAGAAGTAGCTCCTCATTCTTCCGAAAGCAAGATTGATCAGATTATTGAGAATTCCTCCGAAGCTGAAGAGATCGAGACAATAGAAAGTGATGAACAACCCAGTGACAGCTGA
- the LOC126674072 gene encoding cyclic nucleotide-gated ion channel 1-like isoform X1, with protein sequence MGCWQVIVARMRVFDPQEPFLRRCNKIFLVCCAVSVSLDPLFFYVPEIDNSRKCLRLDKKLETVAATMRCAIDIFSIFHIIFQFRTGFYARSQIVVVRSDLVVDSWMIARRYLKSYFLIDILATLPLPQVAIFLIIPKMGGSNILNTKNLLKFIVSFQLAPRLLRFGKLFLGTANSSNGRSGLSRNRVTVALIFYIWAAHVLGGFWYLFAVGREMDCWQAACRSHTECNSSALYCNGLSKDVPSQKVHMILNSSCRTDFEGGSPFDFGIFIKAHNSGILKSTNIWPKLMFCFWWSLQNMSNLGQDLVTSTSVLEICFALTIFVCGLVLISLVIGIIQETMLSMMASRMATEKMKMKWQKVESWMDTHFLPNELREDVRRDQQVKWEKNQVLDADNLLNDLPNNLRKDITHYLCGDLIRRVPVFENMDEQVLDAMFDRLKLTLYTKESYIVQEGNPVDEMLFITRGKLLTITSNGGRTGFFNSTYLKAGDFCGEELLTWALVPNSSSSLPISTRTVRTLTEVEAFALVAEDLKFVVSQFPWLQSKQVQHKFRFYSQQWRTWAACIIQAAWRRYIRKKLEESLRQEENRLQDALAKTSGDSPNLGATIYASRFAANALRAIPRTRKARVTERLPSMLLQKPLEPDFTAEEG encoded by the exons ATGGGATGCTGGCAAGTGATTGTTGCAAG GATGCGAGTTTTTGATCCACAGGAGCCATTTCTTCGAAGGTGTAACAAGATATTCTTAGTGTGTTGTGCAGTTTCTGTCTCACTAGATCCCTTGTTCTTTTATGTCCCTGAGATTGATAATTCTAGAAAATGCCTTCGTTTGGACAAAAAGCTGGAAACAGTGGCTGCTACTATGCGTTGCGCCATAGATATCTTTTCCATATTCCACATCATTTTTCAATTTCGTACTGGTTTCTATGCTCGCTCTCAAATAGTAGTTGTACGCAGTGATCTTGTTGTAGATTCCTGGATGATAGCAAGAAGGTATTTGAAATCATACTTTCTGATTGACATTCTGGCAACACTTCCACTCCCGCAG GTGGCTATTTTTCTTATCATTCCAAAAATGGGAGGATCAAACATTTTGAATACAAAAAATCTGTTGAAATTTATCGTCTCGTTCCAGTTGGCTCCAAGGTTACTTCGATTCGGCAAACTATTTCTTGGAACAGCGAACAGTTCCAATGGGAGATCAGGACTCTCAAGGAATAGAGTCACAGTGGCTCTCATTTTTTACATTTGGGCTGCCCAT GTTCTTGGGGGATTTTGGTATTTGTTTGCGGTAGGACGGGAAATGGATTGCTGGCAAGCAGCTTGTAGAAGTCACACTGAATGTAATAGCAGTGCATTGTATTGCAATGGACTTTCTAAAGATGTACCTTCCCAAAAGGTTCACATGATTTTGAATTCTAGCTGCCGTACTGATTTCGAAGGCGGATCACCATTTGATTTTGGCATATTCATTAAAGCCCATAACTCTGGCATCCTTAAGTCGACAAATATTTGGCCGAAGCTAATGTTTTGTTTTTGGTGGTCTCTACAAAATATGAG CAATTTAGGTCAAGACCTCGTAACGAGTACTAGTGTTCTGGAGATCTGTTTTGCGCTTACCATTTTTGTTTGTGGCTTGGTGCTCATTTCATTGGTCATTGGTATTATACAG GAAACCATGCTGTCAATGATGGCGTCAAGGATGGCAACagagaagatgaagatgaaatgGCAAAAAGTAGAAAGCTGGATGGATACTCATTTTCTTCCGAACGAATTGAGAGAGGATGTTAGGCGAGACCAACAAGTCAAATGGGAAAAAAACCAAGTTCTCGACGCAGATAATCTGCTAAATGATCTTCCCAACAACCTTAGAAAGGACATAACACACTATCTCTGTGGGGATCTAATAAGGAGA GTGCCTGTGTTTGAAAATATGGATGAGCAAGTACTAGATGCAATGTTCGACCGTCTAAAGCTGACACTCTACACAAAGGAAAGCTACATTGTCCAAGAGGGAAACCCAGTCGATGAAATGCTTTTCATCACGCGAGGGAAGCTATTAACGATAACCAGTAATGGCGGAAGAACAGGCTTCTTTAACTCTACATACCTCAAGGCTGGTGATTTCTGTGGAGAGGAACTGCTTACATGGGCCCTAGTTCCCAACTCCTCATCCAGTCTTCCTATATCCACGAGAACTGTCCGGACCCTTACTGAAGTTGAAGCATTTGCCCTAGTGGCTGAAGATTTGAAATTTGTTGTATCTCAATTCCCCTGGCTTCAGAGTAAGCAAGTTCAGCATAAGTTCAGGTTTTACTCACAGCAATGGCGGACTTGGGCAGCATGCATTATACAAGCTGCATGGCGGCGATATATTAGAAAGAAGCTCGAAGAGTCTCTCCGACAGGAAGAAAATAGGTTGCAAGATGCGTTAGCCAAGACGAGCGGAGACTCGCCAAATTTAGGTGCCACCATATATGCGTCGAGGTTTGCTGCTAATGCACTTCGTGCTATACCTCGTACGCGTAAGGCAAGGGTAACGGAGAGGCTTCCATCGATGCTACTTCAGAAGCCATTAGAACCTGATTTTACAGCTGAAGAAGGATAG
- the LOC126672693 gene encoding probable protein phosphatase 2C 76: MICNTYIRSVISQTRILSGTRWSQSSNIFVTRRLHASLHLNSCFSRRKSLMNLSMMMDSGSTKRGSTVDVLADEGGGCISGGWKSEDGKLSCGYSSFRGKRATMEDFYDIKNTKIDGKRVCMFGIFDGHGGSRAGEYLKEHLFDNLMKHPQFLENTKVAISETYKQTDVDFLDSEKDSYRDDGSTASTAVLVGNHLYVANVGDSRTVMSKSGNAIPLSEDHKPNRVDERKRIESAGGVVLWAGTWRVGGVLAMSRAFGNRMLKQFVVAEPEIQDLKIDEEFELLVLASDGIWDVIPNEDAVSLAQAEEEPETAAKKLTEAAFTRGSADNITCIVVRFHHDKAVPIA, translated from the exons ATGATATGCAATACCTACATCAGGAGTGTGATTTCTCAAACCAGAATATTATCTGGGACAAGGTGGTCTCAATCGAGCAATATATTCGTCACGAGGAGATTACATGCGTCTCTCCACCTAAATTCTTGCTTTAGTCGTCGTAAATCATTAATGAATCTTAGTATGATGATGGATTCGGGTTCAACCAAACGTGGATCCACTGTTGATGTTCTAGCTGATGAGGGTGGTGGATGTATTAGTGGAGGTTGGAAAAG TGAAGACGGAAAATTGAGCTGTGGGTACTCAAGTTTCAGGGGAAAGAGAGCAACTATGGAAGATTTCTACGATATTAAAAATACCAAGATTGATGGGAAACGTGTTTGCATGTTTGGAATCTTTGATG GTCATGGTGGTTCCCGAGCTGGTGAGTATTTGAAGGAGCATCTATTTGATAATCTAATGAAGCATCCACAATTCTTGGAGAACACAAAAGTGGCTATAA gtgaaacatataaacagacCGATGTGGACTTCTTAGACTCTGAAAAGGATTCCTACAGAGATGATGGTTCTACTGCATCAACAGCAGTTTTAGTCGGCAACCATCTATATGTTGCCAATGTTGGAGATTCAAGGACTGTGATGTCAAAATCCGGAAATG CAATACCTCTTTCTGAGGATCATAAACCAAATAGAGTTGATGAACGGAAGAGAATTGAAAGTGCTGGTGGTGTAGTATTGTGGGCAG GCACATGGAGGGTAGGAGGTGTATTAGCTATGTCACGAGCTTTTGGTAACCGCATGTTGAAACAATTTGTCGTTGCTGAACCCGAGATCCAG GACCTGAAAATAGATGAAGAATTTGAGTTGCTTGTGCTGGCAAGTGATGGGATATGGGATGTCATACCAAATGAG GATGCTGTTTCACTTGCTCAAGCTGAAGAAGAACCTGAGACTGCAGCCAAAAAGTTAACAGAGGCTGCTTTTACGCGTGGCAGTGCTGACAACATAACGTGTATTGTAGTCCGATTCCATCATGATAAGGCGGTTCCAATAGCATAA
- the LOC126672694 gene encoding uncharacterized protein LOC126672694, translating to MKVLQGSSQSREPKFSTQSSHQLPSEQQNELPEMLGSSNNSRKVTREDIEVVQNLIERCLQLYMNRNEVANILLHQARIEPGFTKLVWQKLEEENAEFFKEYHTRLMLKKQINVFNQLLEHQYRVMESPSCPNVPLAPVKNEIEHMSVDNPHMGYSVQHQPPIPSTCHPQFDLVNGIPVSSYCHPMQINYGREAVINGDPAELVHATSAVKSEMTWSPASVASNCAYASHVTTPEAWPLGSGCNTYSPKESHQPLGHIPWTLSFLDIAAKEHGNCSGSEISLDSLEQNDNIDEFFADDIPAGDAETEERSESGA from the exons ATGAAGGTGTTACAG GGTTCATCACAGTCAAGGGAACCAAAATTCTCGACACAATCTTCTCACCAGTTACCAAGTGAGCAACAAAATGAACTGCCTGAGATGCTTGGTTCAAGCAATAATAGTAGAAAAGTTACTCGGGAAGATATTGAAGTC GTCCAGAATTTGATTGAGAGGTGTCTGCAGCTGTATATGAACAGAAATGAGGTGGCGAATATCCTTTTGCATCAAGCCAGAATTGAACCTGGTTTTACAAAACTGG TGTGGCAGAaattagaagaagaaaatgCAGAGTTTTTTAAGGAATATCATACAAGGCTCATGCTGAAGAAACAAATTAATGTGTTCAATCAGTTACTTGAACATCAATACCGTGTCATGGAGTCTCCTTCGTGCCCAAATGTTCCATTAGCTCCAGTTAAGAATGAGATTGAGCACATGTCAG TCGACAATCCGCATATGGGATACTCCGTTCAGCATCAGCCTCCAATTCCATCAACATGTCATCCCCAATTTGATTTGGTAAATGGAATACCTGTATCAAGTTATTGCCATCCAATGCAAATAAACTATGGGAGAGA GGCGGTGATAAATGGAGACCCAGCTGAACTAGTACATGCTACCTCTGCAGTCAAATCAGAGATGACTTGGAGTCCTGCATCAGTTGCATCAAACTGTGCATATGCATCTCACGTTACAACCCCTGAAGCATGGCCTCTTGGGTCCGGTTGCAACACTTACAGTCCTAAGGAGTCTCATCAACCTCTTGGTCATATTCCCTGGACTTTAAGCTTCTTGGATATAGCTGCAAAAG AACATGGCAATTGTTCAGGATCTGAAATATCACTTGATTCTCTGGAGCAAAATGACAACA TTGATGAGTTCTTTGCAGACGATATTCCTGCTGGAGACGCTGAGACAGAAGAAAGATCTGAATCTGGTGCCTAA